The following coding sequences lie in one Stenotrophomonas rhizophila genomic window:
- a CDS encoding ATP-dependent DNA helicase, protein MSRLAHASSEALSEGGTLASQLDAFVARPAQLRLTAAIAEAFDQRDVLLAEAGTGTGKTYAYLVPALLSGLKIIISTGTRALQDQLYHRDLPRVRAALGVGHSSALLKGRANYLCRYRLQQARGEPRFSSPEQVAQFQRILAWSGRSRFGDMAELEALPEDSPLYPMVTSTVDNCLGNECPFWDDCFVVQARQRAQAADVVVVNHHLLLADLALKQEGFGEILPGAQAFVIDEAHQLPELAANFFGEGFGMRPWQELARDCLAESRSVAGAQAALQVPAAALEQTLRDLRTAMDGLPPRGTQWRALAVPQVRDGFDAAMSALVSLRDALVGVREASPGLDACHARALEAVARLSRWLGEDAPMLDFDADPELAAAPADVLWYELTPRGFRCQRTPMDVSGPLREHRQRSMAAWVFTSATLTVDGGFAHISQRLGLDDPVTLLQPSPFDWATQALCYLPTDLPDPAARGFGTALIRALTPVLEASQGRAFLLFASHRALREAAEALRDAPWPLFVQGEAPRATLLQRFRESGNGVLLGSASFREGVDVVGDALSVVVIDKLPFAAPDDPVFEARLDAIRRDGGNPFRDEQLPQAVIALKQGVGRLIRSETDRGVLVLCDPRLLSRSYGRIFLDSLPPFRRTRALDDVRGFFAPQWPPDALLAPPAAAAAPAAAPVSPAAPDDFPTSLF, encoded by the coding sequence ATGTCACGCCTTGCCCATGCCAGCAGCGAAGCCCTCAGCGAGGGCGGGACGCTTGCCAGCCAGTTGGATGCCTTCGTTGCTCGCCCGGCGCAGCTGCGCCTGACCGCTGCCATCGCCGAAGCCTTCGACCAGCGCGACGTGCTGCTGGCCGAGGCCGGCACCGGTACCGGCAAGACCTATGCCTACCTGGTGCCGGCGCTGTTGTCGGGGCTGAAGATCATCATTTCCACCGGCACCCGCGCGCTGCAGGACCAGCTGTACCACCGCGACCTGCCGCGGGTGCGCGCGGCGCTCGGGGTGGGCCACAGCAGCGCGCTGCTCAAGGGCCGTGCGAACTATCTGTGCCGCTACCGCCTGCAGCAGGCCCGCGGCGAACCCCGCTTCAGTTCGCCTGAGCAGGTGGCGCAGTTCCAGCGCATCCTGGCCTGGTCCGGGCGCAGCCGCTTCGGCGACATGGCCGAGCTGGAAGCGCTGCCGGAAGACTCGCCGCTGTACCCGATGGTCACCTCCACCGTCGACAACTGCCTGGGCAACGAGTGCCCGTTCTGGGACGACTGTTTCGTGGTGCAGGCGCGCCAGCGTGCACAGGCGGCCGACGTGGTGGTGGTCAACCATCACCTGCTGCTGGCCGACCTGGCGCTCAAGCAGGAGGGCTTCGGCGAGATCCTGCCGGGCGCGCAGGCCTTCGTGATCGACGAGGCGCACCAGCTGCCGGAACTGGCCGCCAACTTCTTCGGCGAAGGGTTCGGCATGCGGCCGTGGCAGGAACTGGCGCGCGACTGCCTGGCCGAAAGCCGCAGCGTGGCCGGTGCGCAGGCCGCGCTGCAGGTACCCGCTGCCGCGCTGGAACAGACCCTGCGCGACCTGCGCACCGCCATGGACGGGCTGCCACCGCGCGGCACCCAATGGCGCGCGCTGGCGGTGCCGCAGGTGCGCGATGGCTTCGATGCGGCGATGTCGGCCCTGGTGTCGCTGCGCGACGCGCTGGTCGGCGTGCGCGAGGCGTCGCCGGGCCTGGACGCCTGCCACGCGCGGGCGCTGGAAGCGGTGGCGCGGTTGTCGCGCTGGCTCGGCGAAGACGCCCCGATGCTCGATTTCGACGCCGACCCGGAACTGGCCGCGGCCCCGGCGGACGTGCTGTGGTACGAACTGACCCCGCGCGGCTTCCGCTGCCAGCGCACCCCGATGGACGTGTCCGGGCCGCTGCGCGAGCATCGGCAGCGCTCGATGGCGGCCTGGGTATTCACCTCGGCCACGCTGACCGTGGACGGTGGGTTTGCGCATATTTCGCAGCGGCTGGGGCTGGACGATCCGGTCACCCTGCTGCAACCCAGCCCGTTCGACTGGGCAACGCAGGCGCTGTGCTACCTGCCCACCGACCTGCCGGACCCGGCGGCGCGCGGGTTCGGCACCGCCCTGATCCGGGCACTCACCCCGGTGCTGGAGGCATCGCAGGGCAGGGCGTTCCTGCTGTTTGCCTCGCACCGCGCGCTGCGTGAAGCGGCCGAAGCGCTGCGTGATGCACCGTGGCCCCTGTTCGTGCAGGGCGAGGCGCCGCGCGCGACCCTGTTGCAGCGTTTCCGCGAATCGGGCAACGGCGTGCTGCTGGGCTCGGCCAGTTTCCGCGAAGGCGTGGATGTGGTGGGCGATGCGCTGAGCGTGGTGGTGATCGACAAGCTGCCGTTCGCCGCACCGGATGATCCGGTGTTCGAGGCGCGGCTGGACGCGATCCGGCGCGACGGCGGCAATCCGTTCCGCGATGAGCAGCTGCCGCAGGCGGTGATCGCACTCAAGCAGGGCGTCGGGCGGCTGATCCGCAGCGAGACCGACCGCGGCGTGCTGGTGCTGTGCGACCCGCGGCTGCTCAGCCGCAGCTACGGGCGGATCTTCCTGGATTCGCTGCCACCGTTCCGGCGCACCCGCGCGCTGGACGATGTGCGCGGCTTCTTTGCGCCACAATGGCCGCCTGACGCGCTGCTCGCGCCACCCGCTGCAGCGGCGGCGCCCGCTGCAGCCCCTGTGTCACCCGCGGCACCCGATGACTTCCCCACTTCCCTGTTCTGA
- the tsaB gene encoding tRNA (adenosine(37)-N6)-threonylcarbamoyltransferase complex dimerization subunit type 1 TsaB, whose product MKLLAFETATEACSVALYVDGQVRERFEIAPRRHAELSLPWAEELLAEAGIARSQLDAIALGRGPGAFTGVRLAIAIAQGIALALDRPLLPVSTLQVLALRAPAGADQVLSSIDARMGEVYAARQVRVDGQWQLQGEEIVCAPEAVVLPEGSRWFGVGTGFGAADGLLATRLADQLDGVDAQALPRASDLLTLAVPAFARGEGVAPERVEPAYLRNNVALTLVEQQAARAAKAAR is encoded by the coding sequence ATGAAACTGCTCGCCTTTGAAACCGCCACCGAAGCCTGTTCCGTCGCCCTGTATGTGGATGGGCAGGTGCGTGAGCGGTTCGAGATCGCCCCGCGCCGCCACGCCGAGCTGAGCCTGCCGTGGGCCGAGGAACTGCTGGCCGAAGCCGGCATCGCGCGTTCGCAGCTGGATGCCATCGCGCTCGGGCGCGGCCCCGGCGCGTTCACGGGCGTGCGCCTGGCCATTGCCATCGCGCAGGGCATCGCCTTGGCGCTGGACCGCCCGCTGCTGCCGGTGTCCACGCTGCAGGTACTGGCGCTGCGTGCGCCGGCCGGCGCCGACCAGGTGCTCAGCAGCATCGACGCCCGCATGGGCGAGGTGTACGCGGCGCGCCAGGTGCGCGTGGACGGCCAGTGGCAGCTGCAGGGCGAAGAGATCGTGTGTGCGCCCGAGGCGGTGGTCCTGCCCGAGGGCAGCCGCTGGTTCGGCGTGGGCACCGGCTTCGGCGCTGCCGACGGTCTGCTGGCCACGCGCCTGGCCGATCAGCTCGACGGCGTCGATGCGCAGGCGCTGCCGCGTGCATCGGACCTGCTGACGCTGGCAGTGCCGGCGTTCGCGCGCGGCGAAGGCGTGGCCCCGGAACGTGTCGAACCGGCCTACCTGCGCAACAACGTGGCGCTGACGCTCGTGGAACAGCAGGCCGCCCGCGCCGCCAAGGCCGCCCGGTAG
- a CDS encoding TonB family protein: MSATVAPLTPLQARESQRLGATLALSLLVHALLILGVGFAVTDKAALVPTLEVIFSQTQTALTPKQADFLAQANQQGGGDHDKAQRPRDNQAGIVPQPQAGLSPVPQQRQDAANPPPPQTRVVSSRNSTEQVASAQPQPLPEHPQPEAPLNAREQRDAEMARLAAEVHLRSAQYAKRPNRKFVSASTKEYAYANYLRAWVDRAERVGNLNYPDEARQRRLGGQVVITVGVRRDGSVESARILRSSGTPLLDEAALRVVRLAQPFPPLPKTDDGVEILQVTRTWAFLPGGTLRDDR; the protein is encoded by the coding sequence ATGAGTGCGACGGTTGCACCGCTGACGCCGCTGCAGGCGCGCGAATCGCAGCGCCTGGGCGCGACCCTGGCGCTGTCGCTGCTGGTGCATGCGCTGCTGATCCTGGGGGTGGGCTTTGCGGTGACCGACAAGGCCGCGCTGGTGCCCACCCTGGAGGTGATCTTCAGCCAGACCCAGACCGCGCTGACGCCCAAGCAGGCCGATTTCCTGGCCCAGGCCAACCAGCAGGGCGGCGGCGACCACGACAAGGCCCAGCGCCCGCGCGACAACCAGGCCGGGATCGTGCCGCAGCCGCAGGCCGGGCTGTCGCCGGTGCCGCAGCAGCGCCAGGACGCGGCCAACCCACCCCCGCCGCAGACGCGGGTGGTGTCCAGCCGCAACAGCACCGAGCAGGTGGCCAGCGCGCAGCCGCAGCCGTTGCCCGAGCACCCGCAGCCGGAGGCCCCGCTGAATGCGCGCGAGCAGCGCGACGCGGAAATGGCCCGGCTGGCCGCCGAGGTGCACCTGCGCTCGGCGCAGTACGCCAAGCGCCCGAACCGCAAGTTCGTGTCGGCCAGCACCAAGGAATACGCCTACGCCAACTACCTGCGGGCGTGGGTGGACCGCGCCGAGCGCGTGGGCAACCTCAATTACCCCGACGAAGCCCGCCAGCGCCGCCTGGGTGGGCAGGTGGTGATCACCGTCGGCGTGCGCCGCGACGGCAGCGTGGAAAGTGCGCGGATCCTGCGCAGCAGCGGCACCCCGTTGCTGGATGAGGCTGCCCTGCGCGTGGTCCGCCTGGCCCAGCCGTTCCCGCCGTTGCCCAAGACCGACGACGGCGTGGAGATCCTGCAGGTGACCCGGACCTGGGCGTTCCTGCCCGGCGGTACGTTGCGCGACGATCGGTAA
- the gshB gene encoding glutathione synthase — MPLNVIVVMDPIAHIKIAKDTTFAMLLEAQRRGHALHYVSPGGLALRDGQAVARTAPLQVREDKADWFTLGEFSQTVFGPGQVVLMRKDPPVDAEFIYDTHVLSVAQQAGALVVNDPQGLRDFNEKLAALLFPQCCPPTLVSRRNADLKAFVLEHGQAVLKPLDGMGGRSIFRSGTGDPNLNVILETLTDGERTLALAQKFIPDITAGDKRILLVDGEPVDYCLARIPQGDEFRGNLAAGGRGEGRPLSDRDRWIAAQVGPEMKRRGMRFVGLDVIGDYLTEVNVTSPTCVRELDAQFGLNIAGTLFDAIEASLPR, encoded by the coding sequence ATGCCGTTGAACGTCATCGTGGTGATGGACCCCATCGCCCACATCAAGATTGCCAAGGACACCACCTTCGCGATGCTGCTGGAAGCCCAGCGCCGCGGCCATGCCCTGCACTACGTCAGCCCCGGCGGGCTGGCCCTGCGCGACGGCCAGGCGGTCGCCCGCACCGCGCCGCTGCAGGTGCGCGAGGACAAGGCCGACTGGTTCACCCTGGGCGAATTCAGCCAGACCGTGTTCGGCCCCGGCCAGGTCGTGCTGATGCGCAAGGACCCGCCCGTGGATGCCGAATTCATCTACGACACCCATGTGCTCAGCGTGGCCCAGCAGGCCGGCGCCCTGGTGGTCAACGACCCCCAGGGACTGCGCGATTTCAACGAGAAGCTGGCCGCGCTGCTGTTCCCGCAGTGCTGCCCGCCGACCCTGGTCAGCCGCCGCAACGCCGACCTGAAAGCCTTCGTGCTCGAACACGGCCAGGCCGTGCTCAAGCCGCTGGACGGCATGGGCGGGCGCTCGATCTTCCGCAGCGGCACCGGCGACCCCAACCTCAACGTGATCCTGGAAACCCTGACCGACGGCGAGCGCACGCTGGCCCTGGCGCAGAAGTTCATCCCGGACATCACCGCCGGCGACAAGCGCATCCTGCTGGTCGACGGCGAGCCGGTGGACTACTGCCTGGCGCGGATCCCGCAGGGCGACGAATTCCGCGGCAACCTGGCCGCCGGTGGCCGCGGTGAAGGCCGCCCGCTGAGCGACCGCGACCGCTGGATCGCCGCCCAGGTCGGGCCGGAAATGAAGCGCCGCGGCATGCGCTTTGTCGGCCTGGACGTGATCGGCGATTACCTGACCGAAGTCAACGTCACCAGCCCCACCTGCGTACGCGAGCTGGATGCCCAGTTCGGGCTGAACATCGCCGGCACGCTGTTCGACGCCATCGAGGCCAGCCTGCCGCGATGA
- the pilG gene encoding twitching motility response regulator PilG, with translation MTENMAAGGELAGLRVMVIDDSKTIRRTAETLLKREGCEVVTATDGFEALAKIADQQPQIIFVDIMMPRLDGYQTCALIKGNQLFKSTPVIMLSSKDGLFDKARGRIVGSEQYLTKPFTREELLGAIRTYVNA, from the coding sequence ATGACTGAAAACATGGCTGCGGGTGGGGAACTCGCAGGGCTTAGGGTCATGGTCATCGATGATTCGAAGACCATTCGCAGGACCGCCGAAACACTGCTCAAGCGCGAAGGCTGCGAGGTGGTGACCGCGACCGATGGTTTCGAGGCGTTGGCCAAGATCGCCGACCAACAGCCGCAGATCATCTTCGTGGACATCATGATGCCGCGGCTGGATGGCTATCAGACCTGTGCGCTGATCAAGGGCAACCAGCTGTTCAAGTCGACCCCGGTGATCATGCTGTCCTCCAAGGACGGCCTGTTCGACAAGGCGCGCGGGCGCATCGTCGGCTCGGAGCAGTACCTGACCAAGCCATTCACGCGTGAAGAACTGCTGGGTGCCATCCGCACATACGTCAACGCCTGA
- a CDS encoding response regulator transcription factor: MARIVLIEDSPTDRAVFTQWLTKAGHEVLEADNAEDGLVLVREHAPQLVLMDVVLPGMSGFQATRAMARDAAIKHIPVVIVSTKAMETDKAWGLRQGAADYIVKPPREEELIARINQLVV; the protein is encoded by the coding sequence ATGGCTCGAATCGTTCTGATCGAGGATTCACCGACCGACCGTGCGGTGTTCACGCAGTGGTTGACCAAGGCCGGGCACGAAGTACTGGAAGCGGACAACGCCGAGGACGGGCTGGTGCTCGTGCGCGAGCATGCGCCGCAGCTGGTGCTGATGGACGTCGTCCTGCCGGGCATGAGTGGCTTCCAGGCCACCCGTGCGATGGCGCGTGATGCGGCCATCAAACATATTCCGGTCGTCATCGTCAGCACCAAGGCGATGGAGACCGACAAGGCGTGGGGGCTGCGCCAGGGGGCGGCCGACTACATCGTCAAGCCGCCGCGCGAGGAGGAACTGATCGCGCGGATCAACCAGTTGGTGGTCTGA
- a CDS encoding chemotaxis protein CheW: MRSPFDILEAYERRSLAHAVQLPERQFAQDLWRGVGYRVGKRHLVSDFREVVEIVPMPPITPVPGAQPWLLGVGNLRGNLFPVVDLKYFLEGERTVHQEGQRVLIMRQAGGDVALTIDELFGQRSFDQGQDIAIGDLASGRYAHFIDRAFHGDGHDWGVFSLSLLSRTPEFRQAAA; this comes from the coding sequence ATGCGTTCTCCTTTCGACATCCTCGAAGCCTACGAACGGCGCAGCCTGGCCCATGCCGTGCAGCTGCCCGAACGTCAGTTCGCGCAGGACCTGTGGCGTGGCGTCGGTTACCGCGTGGGCAAGCGCCACCTGGTGTCGGATTTCCGCGAAGTGGTTGAAATCGTGCCGATGCCGCCGATCACCCCGGTGCCCGGCGCACAGCCGTGGCTGCTGGGCGTGGGCAACCTGCGCGGCAACCTGTTCCCGGTGGTGGACCTGAAGTACTTCCTGGAAGGCGAGCGCACCGTGCACCAGGAAGGCCAGCGCGTGTTGATCATGCGCCAGGCCGGCGGCGACGTCGCGCTCACCATCGATGAACTGTTTGGCCAGCGCAGCTTCGACCAGGGCCAGGACATCGCCATTGGCGATCTCGCCAGCGGCCGCTACGCCCACTTCATCGACCGTGCCTTCCACGGCGATGGCCACGATTGGGGCGTGTTCTCACTGTCGCTGCTGTCGCGCACTCCCGAATTCAGGCAGGCCGCAGCCTGA
- a CDS encoding methyl-accepting chemotaxis protein, with protein MSTTSESAKAGKLGSVGTNFWLGLLALSMIVFGVNTGVATWQGSRLAGASTGAADLQVLSQQLANQGREAVSGNAQAFTAFKDTKTRIESTVSSLQGRYGSEANVSGPLTQLSQTWEPLGKSAAQLVASEPAVLALAGNANNFVNGVPALQAQLNEVVRAMSAGGAPASQVYNALQQVVVVGSMARRVTEMRAGGANAAAAGDALARDSVVFTQVLDALRNGNEELGITPVRNAGALAALEQSQKQWDTMKKDADAILASSRQLFSAQSSAAALTGGATRMLDDSKKLFEAFSSFGSVRDTRLFPNFWLGVISGALSLIAIIGFVSSTVRSRSREQDLRYQTQVEFNSRNQQAIMRLLDEISSLGEGDLTVKASVTEDMTGAIADAINYAVDELRHLVTTINDTSAKVALSTQETQATAMQLAEAAGHQANQITSASDRIGEIASSIEQVSRNSAESADVAQRSVVIAAEGAGVVRETIQGMDQIRDQIQETSKRIKRLGESSQEIGSIVELINDISEQTNILALNAAVQAASAGEAGRGFAVVADEVQRLAERTSGATRRIEGLVQAIQADTNEAVSSMEQTTAEVVSGARLAEDAGTALTEIERVSNALNNLIKNISIAAQQQSSAASDITRTMGVIRQITGQTSQGAGQTAESIGHLAQLAADLRRSVADFKLPA; from the coding sequence ATGAGTACTACTTCGGAATCCGCCAAGGCCGGCAAGCTCGGGTCGGTGGGAACCAATTTCTGGCTCGGCCTGCTGGCCCTGTCGATGATCGTGTTCGGCGTCAACACCGGCGTCGCCACCTGGCAGGGCAGTCGCCTGGCCGGCGCCAGTACCGGCGCGGCCGATCTGCAGGTGTTGTCCCAGCAGCTGGCCAACCAGGGCCGTGAAGCGGTCTCGGGCAACGCCCAGGCGTTCACCGCCTTCAAGGACACCAAGACCCGCATCGAGAGCACGGTGAGCAGCCTGCAGGGCCGCTACGGGTCCGAGGCCAACGTGTCCGGCCCGCTCACCCAGCTCAGCCAGACCTGGGAGCCGCTCGGCAAGAGCGCCGCCCAGCTGGTGGCCAGTGAGCCGGCGGTGCTGGCCTTGGCCGGCAACGCCAACAACTTCGTCAACGGCGTGCCGGCACTGCAGGCACAGCTGAACGAAGTGGTGCGCGCGATGTCCGCTGGCGGTGCGCCGGCCTCGCAGGTGTACAACGCGCTGCAGCAGGTGGTGGTGGTGGGCTCGATGGCCCGCCGGGTCACCGAAATGCGCGCCGGCGGTGCCAATGCCGCCGCGGCGGGCGACGCGCTCGCCCGCGACTCGGTGGTGTTCACCCAGGTGCTGGACGCCCTGCGCAACGGCAACGAAGAACTGGGCATCACCCCGGTGCGCAATGCCGGCGCGCTGGCTGCGCTGGAGCAGTCCCAGAAGCAGTGGGACACCATGAAGAAGGACGCCGACGCGATCCTGGCCAGTTCGCGCCAGCTGTTCTCGGCGCAGTCCTCGGCAGCCGCGCTGACCGGTGGTGCCACCCGCATGCTGGACGACAGCAAGAAGCTGTTTGAAGCCTTCTCCTCGTTCGGTTCGGTGCGCGACACGCGCCTGTTCCCGAACTTCTGGCTGGGTGTGATTTCCGGTGCGCTGTCGCTGATCGCCATCATCGGCTTCGTCAGCAGCACCGTGCGCAGCCGGTCGCGCGAGCAGGACCTGCGTTACCAGACCCAGGTGGAATTCAACAGCCGCAACCAGCAGGCCATCATGCGGCTGCTGGACGAAATCAGCTCGCTGGGTGAAGGCGACCTGACGGTGAAGGCCTCGGTGACCGAGGACATGACCGGCGCGATCGCAGACGCCATCAACTACGCCGTGGACGAACTGCGCCACCTGGTGACCACCATCAACGACACCTCGGCCAAGGTCGCGCTGTCCACCCAGGAAACCCAGGCCACGGCCATGCAGCTGGCCGAAGCGGCCGGCCACCAGGCCAACCAGATCACCTCGGCATCGGACCGCATCGGCGAAATCGCCTCGAGCATCGAACAGGTGTCGCGCAACTCGGCCGAGTCGGCCGACGTGGCACAGCGCTCGGTGGTGATCGCCGCCGAAGGCGCCGGCGTGGTCCGCGAGACCATCCAGGGCATGGACCAGATCCGCGACCAGATCCAGGAAACCTCCAAGCGCATCAAGCGCCTGGGCGAATCGTCGCAGGAAATCGGCTCGATCGTGGAACTGATCAACGACATTTCCGAGCAGACCAACATCCTGGCGTTGAACGCCGCGGTGCAGGCGGCCTCGGCCGGTGAGGCCGGCCGTGGTTTCGCCGTGGTGGCCGACGAAGTGCAGCGCCTGGCAGAACGCACCTCCGGTGCGACCCGACGCATTGAAGGCCTGGTCCAGGCCATTCAGGCCGATACCAACGAAGCGGTCAGCTCGATGGAGCAGACCACCGCCGAAGTGGTGTCCGGTGCGCGCCTGGCCGAAGACGCCGGTACCGCACTGACTGAAATCGAACGCGTGTCCAACGCGCTCAACAACCTCATCAAGAACATCTCGATCGCCGCCCAGCAGCAGTCGTCGGCCGCCTCGGACATCACCCGCACCATGGGCGTGATCCGTCAGATTACCGGCCAGACCTCGCAGGGTGCGGGACAGACCGCCGAGTCGATCGGTCATTTGGCACAG